Within Butyrivibrio fibrisolvens, the genomic segment TGTAACTGTGCTGGCTGCCGAATTGGTATGAAGTGTCGATACTACAAGGTGACCTGTGATAGATGCCTGAACCGCTATAGAAGCTGTCTCTCTATCTCTTATCTCACCTATCATGATGATATCCGGGTCCTGACGCAGGATAGATCTAAGTGCTGAGGCAAAAGAGAGTTCTGCCTTAGGATTGACCTGAACCTGATTAATGCCGTTGATATTAGCTTCCACAGGATCTTCGACAGTTACTATGTTAACGTCTTCTCTGTTCAGCTCTGAAAGAGCTGTATAAAGGGTCGTTGATTTACCGGATCCTGTAGGTCCTGTAACCAGAAGTATTCCATTTGGATTGGACAAAATTCTGTCAAATACTGTCATCTCATCAGGCTTAAGTCCCAGCTGATCTTTACTTCTGTTAAGAGCCTGTTTGGAGGCAAGTCGCATTACGACTTTTTCTCCGTATACGGTTGGAAGGGTGGATACACGGATATCGTACTCAAGCTTATCAACTATCTGTGTCATACGTCCGTCAAGGGGTTTTCTCTTCTCAGATATATCCATCCCGCTGACGATCTTGATACGGGTGACTATAGCACCAAGCAGGTTATTGTTATAATTGGCTCTTTCGTACAACGCGCCGTCTATTCTGAACCTGATACGAAGATTCCTTGCACCGGGCTCTATATGTATATCTGATGCGCGCTGACGCACAGCTGACTCTATCATGGTGGTAACCAGCTGTACTATAGGTGAATTGGTAACTTCCGCAGTCTCCTGATTGATCTCTTCCTGTACATGGGTCCTTTCCTTGGCATACTGCTCTGCTGCATTCTTGAGATCTGTATTGCCATAATACTTATCAAGCGCCAGCATGATGCTCTGGGACGTGCTAAGTACAGGCTCTATAGACAGATTGGTAACGATTCCTATATCATCGATCGCTACTGTGTCCATAGGGTCTGACATGGCAAGGTGCAGGGTATTGGGAGCACCCGGTTTATATTCAAACGGTATAACCTTGTGTTTTCTAAGGATCTGGGGCGGGACCATGTTAAGAATGTCATCCGGAATCTCTATAAGCTGCAGGTTGACAATTCCAAGACCCATCTGATTACTTAAAGCTGTTGCAAGCTGTTCACCCGTAACGAAGCCGTTCTCAACCAGGAGTTCTCCAAGCCTTTTTCCGCTGCTTTTCTGAAGAGCAAGGGCTTCATCCAGTTTTTCCTGAGTTATGAAATTCTCATTTAAGAGACATTCTCCGATCCTGATACGCTTTCTGATGAAAGCCATGAGTTATCCTCCATAGCGCATTACGACTGAATCTACGCTTAAATCTTATTAAGGTCTTTCTTTCGACTAATGCAAAAAACTCTAATATCTATATCGGCATCACTTCCTAAAATCTTGAACATATCCAAGGTAAAAATAAAAAAGAAGAGCATTCCGCGAAATGCTCTTACTTCTCTCTTGTTACCTATATTCTCATTGGTCTTATTGAACAAGATGACCATATTGACAATAGATAAAATAAGCAGCAGCAATATAAATGGCCGCAGCTGCACCTCTATAGGAATATCTACCATGATCTTACCAACCTATTGTAATATTCTGGGGTTCACTATTATGAATCTCACCTTTTCGGCACCTGAATATAACACCATTTTTCAGATAGATAAGCTGATGCTCATTCATAGCCTTGGCAAGTTCATCAACCAGCTGTTCATATCTGGTCTCAGTCATAGGCACGATGTAATCGTGGTTCTCATGCTCTGTTGATATCACAGCGGTCTTATAACGATTATCATACCTTATCCCGCGAAATTCACAGATCTCTGTTGTAGTCTTTTCGGAATTGTCCTGACATGACATGCAGATAAACATACGCCCTCCTGCCACTTATGGCTATACATGGATCAACCGGGTATCTGATAACTCCCCAGTTTCACAAAAAGGTGGTAGCTTCAGTTGATAATTTATACAGATAATATCGGTCAATTAGTCATAAAACTAATTATCATCTTTAATTATATCGCTTTTATGTACATTTGAAAACTCAGTACCGGTCAAACAATCTGATATTATCGCATATCATAGTTGTCCAAAAGATGCTAAACTATAGTATATACAGTCAAGAGAAAATTTTTCATATACTTTTTTCTATATAAAACTAAAACTTCCAGACACGAGGTTTGATGTGAAAAAAACAGATTCCAAACACGAAAGTATGATAAGAAAGCGAAATATAAGAAACAGGGTCTTCAAGATGGTATCGGTTGGTGTTGTCGATGAGCCGGTCAATCAGATGTATGACATATTAAGCATATCTGCTCTATTACTTAATCTTGGGGCTTCGGTCATGGCGACTTTTGACAATCTGCAGGCTCAATATGGAGACATATTCCATATTATTGAAGTTGTCACTGTAGCTTTTTTGCAATAGATTGTATATTAAGAATATATACTGCCAAGTGCCATTTTCCCAAAGAAACTGAAGCGGGTGCTATAAAAAAATATATCTTTTCACTGGACGGAATAATT encodes:
- a CDS encoding GspE/PulE family protein, whose protein sequence is MAFIRKRIRIGECLLNENFITQEKLDEALALQKSSGKRLGELLVENGFVTGEQLATALSNQMGLGIVNLQLIEIPDDILNMVPPQILRKHKVIPFEYKPGAPNTLHLAMSDPMDTVAIDDIGIVTNLSIEPVLSTSQSIMLALDKYYGNTDLKNAAEQYAKERTHVQEEINQETAEVTNSPIVQLVTTMIESAVRQRASDIHIEPGARNLRIRFRIDGALYERANYNNNLLGAIVTRIKIVSGMDISEKRKPLDGRMTQIVDKLEYDIRVSTLPTVYGEKVVMRLASKQALNRSKDQLGLKPDEMTVFDRILSNPNGILLVTGPTGSGKSTTLYTALSELNREDVNIVTVEDPVEANINGINQVQVNPKAELSFASALRSILRQDPDIIMIGEIRDRETASIAVQASITGHLVVSTLHTNSAASTVTRLEDMGLEAYLIADSVIGIIAQRLVRRLCPDCKQPYEASEQEKNLLGVDPAKPLTLYKRVGCPKCSGTGFAGRTGVYEIMEVTHDLKLIIERKGTADEIKNQALKEGMKTLRMSATKYVLEGITTVDEMKKVSFDV